The sequence ATGGGGCACGCTATTGTGCCGCTGGACGAGGCGCTGGCGCTGGTGGCGGTGGACGTGGGCGGGCGCGGTTACGCGGTCATTGACGCGCCGATGGATGGGGAGAAGATAGGCGACATGCCCTCCGACATGGTGCGGCACGTGCTGGAGACCCTGGCGCGGGAGGCGAAGATCAACCTCCACGCCCGCATCCTGGCCGGAGTGAACGACCATCACCGTGCAGAAGCGCTTTTCAAGGCGCTGGCCCGCGCCCTGGACCAGGCGACGCGCCGCGACCCGCGGACGGCGGGGCAGGCGCCCAGCACCAAGGGTGTTATCGAGCGGTAGTCGTCCGCTTTGGTCCGCGCGCCGCCGGACGCCTGACGGCCTGCGCTGCCCTCTTCGGCGATGCCTTTCCAGTCCCGTCTCGCAGCTCCTCCAGCTCGTAGCGAAACAGCTCGATGACAGGGTTGGCGAGGAGCTTGCGACACATCTCCTGAACGTGGGCGTCCGCCTTCGCGCGGGTCGGCTCGTCCACCGTTATC comes from Dehalococcoidia bacterium and encodes:
- the hisB gene encoding imidazoleglycerol-phosphate dehydratase HisB; the encoded protein is MPERKARIERATGETNVTVSLDLDGSGKYRVATGMAMLDHLVAQIARHGRFDMDVAAKALSDPDGHHLAEDLAIVLGRAFSEALGERQGIARMGHAIVPLDEALALVAVDVGGRGYAVIDAPMDGEKIGDMPSDMVRHVLETLAREAKINLHARILAGVNDHHRAEALFKALARALDQATRRDPRTAGQAPSTKGVIER